A portion of the Pseudomonadota bacterium genome contains these proteins:
- a CDS encoding sulfite reductase subunit alpha — MKVPYIPDSAPFNEDQRAWLSGFLAGLHSRAAMGEQQTAAAAAPAQQAVKLDVLYGTQTGNAEMVAQDTAQSARAKGFQTNVAGLDDVSMEQLASMDQAIIVISTYGEGEMPDNAQLFWDALSADTAPRLEHLSYGVLALGDTSYDEFCHAGKLVDMRLEQLGARRLTQRLDCDVDYEDPAAAWIEGTLPLIADAVPGALAPVAEQANGAAETSKPKWNRKNPYPAPTVENRLLSGSGSAKEIRHIAFDLSESGLSYEAGDAIGVIPQNNPELVNLMMERLEVPADAHIEELDMSVRDALMTRFEITTPSKEMINAIAERSGHDELCSIATNGDKEALEAFMWGRDTLDLLNLDDKLVIPASEFLDHLKPLQHRAYSISSSPKVHGDEVHLTVAAVRWEAEGRPHRGVCSTFMADALAEGDTAPVFLSPNKAFRIPEKDDAPMIMVGPGTGIAPFRAFLHERQARGATGSNWLFFGDQHRSDDFIYEDEISKMSADGLLARLDLAFSRDQSEKIYVQTRMHENGKALFAWLEEGAYFYVCGDATRMARDVDTALTDLIAEHGSLSADDAGQYVANLKREKRYLRDVY, encoded by the coding sequence ATGAAAGTACCCTACATCCCCGATTCCGCGCCCTTTAACGAGGACCAGCGGGCCTGGCTTTCCGGCTTCCTCGCAGGGTTACACTCGCGCGCAGCCATGGGCGAACAGCAGACTGCGGCCGCCGCGGCGCCTGCCCAGCAGGCCGTCAAGCTCGACGTTCTGTATGGTACGCAGACCGGCAACGCTGAGATGGTTGCACAGGATACAGCGCAATCCGCGCGCGCAAAGGGCTTCCAGACGAATGTCGCCGGGCTTGACGATGTCTCCATGGAACAGCTTGCAAGCATGGACCAGGCGATCATCGTCATATCGACCTATGGCGAGGGCGAAATGCCCGACAATGCCCAGCTTTTCTGGGATGCTCTATCCGCCGATACAGCGCCGCGCCTGGAACATCTTTCCTACGGCGTGCTGGCACTTGGTGACACGAGCTATGATGAGTTCTGCCACGCCGGGAAGCTCGTTGACATGCGTCTTGAACAGCTTGGTGCCCGCCGCCTGACCCAGCGGCTCGATTGCGATGTTGACTATGAGGATCCGGCGGCAGCCTGGATTGAAGGCACACTGCCGCTGATTGCGGACGCCGTTCCGGGGGCACTCGCGCCCGTCGCAGAACAGGCCAACGGCGCTGCAGAGACCAGCAAACCCAAATGGAACCGCAAGAACCCCTACCCCGCGCCAACGGTCGAAAACCGGCTGTTGTCTGGCTCTGGCTCGGCCAAGGAAATCCGCCACATCGCGTTCGATCTGAGCGAGAGTGGCCTATCTTACGAAGCTGGCGATGCGATCGGCGTCATTCCGCAAAACAATCCCGAGCTTGTTAATCTGATGATGGAGCGGTTGGAAGTTCCAGCCGACGCCCACATCGAAGAGCTCGACATGTCGGTCCGAGACGCGTTGATGACGCGTTTTGAGATCACGACGCCCTCGAAAGAGATGATCAACGCGATCGCCGAACGAAGCGGCCATGACGAACTGTGCAGCATCGCGACCAATGGCGACAAAGAGGCTCTTGAGGCGTTCATGTGGGGTCGCGACACGCTTGACCTCCTGAACCTCGATGACAAGCTTGTCATCCCGGCTTCGGAGTTCCTTGACCACCTTAAGCCGTTGCAACACCGAGCTTATTCGATCTCATCAAGCCCGAAGGTCCATGGCGATGAGGTGCACCTGACCGTTGCTGCAGTCCGCTGGGAAGCCGAAGGCCGACCCCACCGCGGCGTGTGCTCAACCTTCATGGCTGATGCCCTGGCAGAGGGTGACACCGCGCCCGTTTTCCTGTCACCCAACAAGGCCTTCCGCATCCCCGAAAAAGATGATGCGCCCATGATCATGGTTGGTCCGGGCACAGGCATCGCGCCGTTCCGCGCATTTTTGCACGAGCGTCAGGCGCGCGGCGCAACAGGCAGCAACTGGCTGTTCTTTGGCGACCAGCACCGCTCCGACGACTTCATTTATGAAGATGAGATCAGCAAGATGAGTGCCGATGGCCTCCTGGCGCGGCTCGACCTGGCGTTTTCCCGAGATCAGTCCGAAAAAATCTATGTTCAGACGCGCATGCACGAGAACGGAAAGGCATTGTTCGCCTGGCTTGAGGAAGGCGCCTACTTCTATGTGTGCGGTGACGCAACGCGCATGGCGCGCGATGTCGATACGGCGCTTACCGATCTAATCGCCGAGCATGGAAGCCTGTCGGCAGACGATGCGGGGCAGTATGTCGCCAACCTCAAGCGCGAGAAGCGTTACCTGCGCGACGTCTACTAA